ACGGGCGGTGCGGGACGCCATCGCCGCGGCGGGGAAGCCGTCCGCCGAGGCCCATGCCCGACCCCGGCAGCCGGATGGCCGGAGGTGGTACCGTGAAGGTGATGATGTTCTTCATTGACGGACTGGGCCTGGGCGACGACGACCCGGACCGCAACCCGCTGATGACCGCGGCGATGCCGGCCTTCCGGTCCCTGTTGGGCGGAAGGCCGCTCTGGCGAGGGGCGGTGCCGTTCCGGGGGGCCGACGTGGCCGCGGTGCCCACGGACGCCTGCCTGGGCGTTCCCGGCCTGCCTCAGAGCGCGACGGGGCAGACCACCATCTTCACCGGCCGGAACGGGGCACAGGCGATCGGGCGGCATCTCAACGCCTATCCGACCCCCAGCCTGAAGGCGATCCTGAACGAGCATTCCATCTTCAAGCGGGTGGTGGAGCGGGGGCTCTCCGCCACCTTTCTGAACGCGTTCCGGCCCGAGTTCTTCGCGTGGGTGGCCGCGGGGCAGCCGCAGCACCCGGACCGGCGCTACCGGCCCTCGGCGTCCACCGTGGCCGCCCTGGCCGCCGGGCTGCAGGTCTTCCGTGACTTCGACCAGCTGCGGCGGGGG
The nucleotide sequence above comes from Symbiobacterium thermophilum IAM 14863. Encoded proteins:
- a CDS encoding alkaline phosphatase family protein, producing MMFFIDGLGLGDDDPDRNPLMTAAMPAFRSLLGGRPLWRGAVPFRGADVAAVPTDACLGVPGLPQSATGQTTIFTGRNGAQAIGRHLNAYPTPSLKAILNEHSIFKRVVERGLSATFLNAFRPEFFAWVAAGQPQHPDRRYRPSASTVAALAAGLQVFRDFDQLRRGEAVGFDIDHHLLRELGYDLDPVDPAEAGRRAARVAAQHHFTLYEHFLTDKAGHAQDMAEARRVLERLDGFLAGLLEALPPDHLLVITSDHGNIEELSVKQHTTNPVATIVRGPGAADVAGRIRSLEDIAPAILDVVG